A region from the Salvia splendens isolate huo1 chromosome 15, SspV2, whole genome shotgun sequence genome encodes:
- the LOC121769244 gene encoding actin-related protein 3-like, with amino-acid sequence MDSGASRPAVVIDNGTGYTKMGFAGNVEPCFIVPTVVASNNSFLNQPRPNSTKNSNWIGQHNAGVMADLDFYIGDEALSRSKSSSTYNLSYPIKQGKVDDWDSMERFWQHCIFNYLRCDPEDHYFCLTESALTAPESREYAGEIMFETFNIPGLYIAVQPVLALAAGYTTSKCEMTGVVVDVGDGATHVVPVADGYVIGSSIKSIPIAGKDVTRFIQQLMKERGEHVPPEDSFDVARRVKEMYCYTCSDIVKEFNKHDREPAKYIKQWRGTKPKTGAPYSCDIGYERFLGPEVFFNPEIYTTDFTSPLPDVIDKCIQSAPIDTRRALYKNIVLSGGSTMFKDFNRRLQRDIKKIVDARVLASDARLAGEIKSQPVEVNVVSHPIQRYAVWFGGSVLASTPEFFTACHTKAEYEECGASICRTNPVFKGMY; translated from the exons ATGGATTCCGGCGCCTCCCGCCCTGCTGTGGTAATCGACAATGGCACCGG GTATACAAAAATGGGATTTGCTGGAAATGTGGAGCCGTGCTTTATAGTTCCGACTGTAGTTGCGTCAAACAACTCGTTCTTAAACCAGCCTCGGCCGAATTCGACCAAAAACAGCAATTGGATAGGGCAGCATAATGCAGGGGTGATGGCGGATCTGGATTTCTATATAGGCGATGAAGCGTTGTCTAGATCTAAATCTAGCAGCACTTACAATTTGAGCTATCCAATTAAGCAAGGCAAGGTGGATGATTGGGATTCAATGGAGAGGTTCTGGCAGCACTGTATATTCAACTATCTGCGGTGCGATCCAGAGGATCACTATTTTTGTTTGACAGAGAGTGCCTTGACTGCACCGGAGAGTCGGGAGTACGCCGGAGAGATCATGTTCGAGACATTTAATATTCCAGGGCTCTATATCGCGGTTCAGCCAGTGCTTGCTTTGGCTGCTGGATACACCACATCCAAG TGTGAGATGACAGGAGTTGTAGTGGACGTGGGAGATGGGGCTACTCATGTGGTGCCTGTTGCAGATGGTTATGTTATCGGGAGCAGCATTAAGTCCATTCCAATTGCAGGGAAAGACGTAACTCGGTTCATCCAGCAACTCATGAAA GAAAGGGGGGAGCATGTTCCACCTGAAGACTCCTTTGATGTAGCCCGGAGAGTGAAGGAAATGTATTGTTACACTTGTTCGGACATTGTCAAG GAGTTCAATAAGCATGACAGAGAGCCTGCTAAATACATCAAGCAGTGGCGGGGTACCAAGCCTAAGACTGGGGCTCCGTACTCTTGTGACATAGGCTACGAAAGGTTCCTCGGTCCTGAG GTCTTCTTTAACCCTGAAATCTACACTACTGATTTTACCTCCCCTCTGCCTGATGTCATCGATAAATGTATTCAGTCCGCACCAATAGATACAAGAAGGGCATTGTATAAG AACATCGTATTATCTGGAGGATCAACCATGTTCAAGGACTTCAACCGGAGGCTACAAAGGGATATAAAGAAGATTGTTGATGCCCGAGTTCTTGCATCTGATGCTAGGCTAGCTGGAGAAATAAAG TCGCAGCCTGTGGAAGTAAATGTTGTTAGCCACCCAATCCAGAGATATGCGGTTTGGTTTGGAGGTTCGGTGCTTGCATCCACTCCTGAGTTTTTCACG GCTTGCCATACGAAGGCCGAGTATGAGGAATGTGGAGCGAGCATATGCCGCACGAACCCAGTTTTCAAGGGGATGTATTGA